A single window of Labrus mixtus chromosome 23, fLabMix1.1, whole genome shotgun sequence DNA harbors:
- the rasl11a gene encoding ras-like protein family member 11A-like, whose product MRLTGGDPAPGTMNSSSSGGSGNFLLVPIPEYPLLDCVPNKTVKIVVLGASNVGKTALIVRFLTKRFIGDYEANTGALYSRKVTLDGEEVSLQIQDTPCVALQDDAEGLYCQEQINRSIYWADGYVLVFSITDHNSYRTIQPLYQHVRRIHPSGNIPVILVGNKSDLLRARQVPADEGETLAASLGGVYFEASARENHEGVHAAFLHLCQEVIRAFGGGNGEKRRGGLHLARPKSPNMQELKRRFRQVLSSKVKSATTL is encoded by the exons ATGCGGCTGACTGGAGGCGACCCTGCACCGGGAACcatgaacagcagcagcagcggcggctcGGGGAACTTTCTGCTGGTCCCCATACCGGAGTACCCTCTGCTGGACTGCGTGCCCAACAAGACGGTGAAGATCGTGGTGCTGGGGGCGAGCAACGTCGGCAAAACCG ctCTTATAGTCCGGTTTCTGACCAAAAGATTCATCGGGGATTATGAAGCAAACACTG GGGCTCTTTACTCCAGAAAGGTCACTCTGGATGGGGAGGAAGTGTCGCTGCAGATCCAGGATACCCCCTGTGTCGCTCTGCAG gATGATGCTGAGGGTCTGTACTGCCAGGAGCAGATCAACAG GTCGATCTACTGGGCGGACGGTTATGTGCTGGTTTTCTCCATCACAGACCACAACAGCTATCGCACCATCCAACCGCTGTACCAACACGTCAGACGCATTCACCCCTCGGGAAATATACCCGTAATACTG GTTGGAAACAAGAGTGACCTGCTCAGAGCCCGACAAGTGCCGGCGGACGAGGGCGAGACGTTAGCAGCTTCACTAG GAGGGGTTTACTTTGAGGCCTCGGCCAGAGAGAACCACGAGGGAGTCCACGCCGCCTTCCTGCATCTCTGTCAGGAG GTGATTCGGGCGTTTGGTGGAGGGAACGGGGAGAAAAGACGCGGAGGTCTCCACCTGGCCAGACCCAAATCTCCAAACATGCAGGAGCTGAAGAGGCGGTTCAGACAGGTTTTATCTTCCAAAGTCAAGTCTGCGACAACGCTCTGA
- the usp12b gene encoding ubiquitin carboxyl-terminal hydrolase 12 isoform X1 translates to MEILMTVRKIASICTMGANASALEKEIGPEQFPVNEHYFGLVNFGNTCYCNSVLQALYFCRPFREKVLAYKVQPRRKESLLTCLSDLFNSIATQKKKVGVIPPKKFISRLRKENELFDNYMQQDAHEFLNYLLNTIADLLQEEKSQERQQNGKLVQNGGGGGGGGSTGGGGSGSEGGGEGDGGKETQQTWVHEIFQGTLTNETRCLNCEAVSSKDEDFLDLSVDVEQNTSITHCLRGFSNTETLCSEYKYYCEQCRSKQEAQKRMRVKKLPMILALHLKRFKYMDQLHRYTKLSYRVVFPLELRLFNTSGDATNPDRMYDLVAVVVHCGSGPNRGHYITIVKSHGFWLLFDDDIVEKIDAQAIEEFYGLTSDISKNSESGYILFYQSRD, encoded by the exons ATGGAAATACTGATGACAGTCCGAAAGATCGCCTCGATTTGTACGATG gGCGCCAATGCCTCTGCCTTGGAAAAGGAGATTGGACCGGAACAGTTTCCCGTTAATGAGCACTACTTCGGACTGGTCAAC TTTGGAAACACCTGCTACTGTAACTCGGTGCTGCAGGCTCTGTACTTCTGTCGACCGTTCAGGGAGAAGGTGTTGGCGTACAAG GTGCAGCCGCGTCGTAAGGAGTCCCTCCTCACCTGCCTGTCCGACCTCTTCAACAGCATCGCcacgcagaagaagaaagtcGGCGTCATCCCGCCCAAGAAGTTCATCTCGCGACTGAGGAAAGAGAACG AACTGTTCGACAACTACATGCAGCAGGACGCCCACGAGTTCCTCAACTACCTCCTCAACACCATCGCCgacctgctgcaggaggagaagagcCAGGAGAGGCAGCAGAATGGGAAGCTGGTGCAGaacggaggaggaggtggtggaggagggagtactggaggaggaggcagtgggagcgagggaggaggagaaggagacggAGGAAAGGAGACGCAGCAGACGTGGGTCCACGAGATCTTCCAGGGGACTCTGACCAACGAGACGCGCTGCCTCAACTGTGAAGCT GTGAGCAGTAAAGACGAGGACTTCCTGGACCTGTCGGTGGACGTGGAGCAGAACACCTCCATCACACACTGTCTCAG GGGCTTCAGTAACACAGAGACGTTATGCAGCGAATACAAATACTACTGTGAGCAGTGTCGCAGCAAACAGGAAGCCCAGAAGag gATGCGGGTAAAGAAGCTCCCGATGATCCTCGCCCTCCACCTGAAGCGCTTCAAGTACATGGACCAGCTGCACCGCTACACCAAGCTGTCCTATCGCGTCGTCTTCCCCCTGGAGCTCCGCCTTTTCAACACGTCCGGGGACGCCACCAACCCCGACCGCATGTACGACCTGGTGGCCGTCGTCGTACACTGTGGCAG CGGTCCAAACCGTGGACACTACATCACCATCGTCAAGAGTCACGGCTTCTGGCTGCTGTTTGACGACGACATCGTAGAG
- the usp12b gene encoding ubiquitin carboxyl-terminal hydrolase 12 isoform X2: protein MEILMTVRKIASICTMGANASALEKEIGPEQFPVNEHYFGLVNFGNTCYCNSVLQALYFCRPFREKVLAYKPRRKESLLTCLSDLFNSIATQKKKVGVIPPKKFISRLRKENELFDNYMQQDAHEFLNYLLNTIADLLQEEKSQERQQNGKLVQNGGGGGGGGSTGGGGSGSEGGGEGDGGKETQQTWVHEIFQGTLTNETRCLNCEAVSSKDEDFLDLSVDVEQNTSITHCLRGFSNTETLCSEYKYYCEQCRSKQEAQKRMRVKKLPMILALHLKRFKYMDQLHRYTKLSYRVVFPLELRLFNTSGDATNPDRMYDLVAVVVHCGSGPNRGHYITIVKSHGFWLLFDDDIVEKIDAQAIEEFYGLTSDISKNSESGYILFYQSRD from the exons ATGGAAATACTGATGACAGTCCGAAAGATCGCCTCGATTTGTACGATG gGCGCCAATGCCTCTGCCTTGGAAAAGGAGATTGGACCGGAACAGTTTCCCGTTAATGAGCACTACTTCGGACTGGTCAAC TTTGGAAACACCTGCTACTGTAACTCGGTGCTGCAGGCTCTGTACTTCTGTCGACCGTTCAGGGAGAAGGTGTTGGCGTACAAG CCGCGTCGTAAGGAGTCCCTCCTCACCTGCCTGTCCGACCTCTTCAACAGCATCGCcacgcagaagaagaaagtcGGCGTCATCCCGCCCAAGAAGTTCATCTCGCGACTGAGGAAAGAGAACG AACTGTTCGACAACTACATGCAGCAGGACGCCCACGAGTTCCTCAACTACCTCCTCAACACCATCGCCgacctgctgcaggaggagaagagcCAGGAGAGGCAGCAGAATGGGAAGCTGGTGCAGaacggaggaggaggtggtggaggagggagtactggaggaggaggcagtgggagcgagggaggaggagaaggagacggAGGAAAGGAGACGCAGCAGACGTGGGTCCACGAGATCTTCCAGGGGACTCTGACCAACGAGACGCGCTGCCTCAACTGTGAAGCT GTGAGCAGTAAAGACGAGGACTTCCTGGACCTGTCGGTGGACGTGGAGCAGAACACCTCCATCACACACTGTCTCAG GGGCTTCAGTAACACAGAGACGTTATGCAGCGAATACAAATACTACTGTGAGCAGTGTCGCAGCAAACAGGAAGCCCAGAAGag gATGCGGGTAAAGAAGCTCCCGATGATCCTCGCCCTCCACCTGAAGCGCTTCAAGTACATGGACCAGCTGCACCGCTACACCAAGCTGTCCTATCGCGTCGTCTTCCCCCTGGAGCTCCGCCTTTTCAACACGTCCGGGGACGCCACCAACCCCGACCGCATGTACGACCTGGTGGCCGTCGTCGTACACTGTGGCAG CGGTCCAAACCGTGGACACTACATCACCATCGTCAAGAGTCACGGCTTCTGGCTGCTGTTTGACGACGACATCGTAGAG